The following are encoded in a window of Plasmodium vivax chromosome 10, whole genome shotgun sequence genomic DNA:
- a CDS encoding hypothetical protein, conserved (encoded by transcript PVX_098035A): MENFRIVLSEDLRGGKVHAELRALLKEEEERDKHETEYGRMLRGGPSEGGYLHEGHSEGGHSEEGYLQEGHSKERERYPQTGGKRRTPLLERRTCHIYTDFPYKSHFAKNHERKNQGGAPSSRANDAADVNDVDDAELSGPNRVEETPPPRDLHLALILVIIDEDYMEEEHPLVRTAILSKIKKIQKAYDHVKVICLFIGVREYISRTSCSEEDGGSFHRRSVPEGGPNPLDGGHPKMNAKTFDRLIATLLVRHQVDSIEMENDKRLHMFIFKCCRYLHMSKVRKANSYFKVKPAGLSQLSRGKLNGGERNEELSREEPNEELSREKLNEEELGRVKLNEELGPPPPGAPLERRQLSTWVSQLMQISGLSEDASIKIAQTFHTPFDLIMHFKKKNDEECLKDFMISSSYGDRRLGRALSRKVFRVFSPGAHPHSYVS; encoded by the coding sequence ATGGAGAACTTCCGCATTGTGCTGAGCGAagacctgcggggggggaaagtgCACGCGGAGCTGCGGGCACTCctaaaggaggaggaggaacgGGACAAGCATGAAACGGAGTATGGCAGGATGCTCCGGGGGGGGCCCTCCGAAGGGGGTTACCTTCACGAGGGTCACTCGGAAGGGGGTCACTCCGAAGAGGGTTACCTTCAAGAGGGTCACTCCAAAGAGAGGGAGAGGTACCCCCAAACGGGTGGCAAACGCAGGACACCCCTCTTGGAGAGGCGCACCTGCCACATTTACACGGACTTTCCCTACAAGTCTCACTTCGCGAAGAACCACGAGAGGAAGAACCAGGGGGGCGCCCCTTCGAGTCGCGCGAACGACGCGGCGGACGTGAATGATGTGGACGACGCGGAGCTGAGTGGACCCAACCGAGTGGAGGAGACCCCCCCGCCGAGGGACCTCCACCTAGCGCTGATCCTCGTCATCATCGATGAGGATTACATGGAAGAGGAGCACCCCCTCGTGCGGACCGCCATTctgagcaaaataaaaaaaatacaaaaagcGTATGACCATGTTAAGGTCATTTGCCTCTTCATAGGAGTGCGTGAATATATAAGTAGAACCAGCTGCAGCGAAGAGGATGGTGGGTCCTTCCACAGGAGGAGTGTCCCAGAGGGGGGACCCAACCCACTTGATGGAGGACACCCCAAGATGAACGCAAAGACGTTTGATAGACTCATCGCGACCCTTCTTGTTCGCCACCAAGTGGATTCCATCGAGATGGAAAACGACAAACGCCTgcacatgttcatatttaaatGCTGCCGGTATCTGCACATGTCCAAAGTTCGGAAGGCCAATTCGTACTTTAAGGTGAAGCCGGCCGGGCTCAGCCAGCTCAGCCGGGGGAAGCTcaacgggggggagcgcAATGAGGAGCTGAGCCGGGAGGAGCCTAATGAGGAGCTCAGCCGGGAGAAGCTTAATGAGGAAGAGCTGGGCCGGGTGAAGCTTAACGAGGAGCTGGGCCCGCCGCCTCCCGGGGCGCCGCTCGAACGAAGGCAACTCTCCACGTGGGTCTCCCAGCTGATGCAAATCAGCGGCCTGTCCGAAGATGCCTCCATAAAAATCGCCCAGACCTTCCACACCCCCTTCGACTTAATTATgcacttcaaaaaaaaaaacgatgaagAGTGCCTAAAGGATTTTATGATCAGCTCGTCCTACGGGGACCGCCGCCTGGGCAGGGCCCTCTCGCGCAAAGTGTTTCGCGTTTTCTCCCCCGGCGCCCATCCCCACAGCTACGTTTCGT
- a CDS encoding hypothetical protein (encoded by transcript PVX_098030A): MMGKKKGKRTEKRRKKKATSFYCQPLRARTVACTIPLDEETILPVDLKWGRPSPIGDPKKKSNLKKKKK, encoded by the coding sequence atgatggggaaaaaaaaaggaaaaagaacagaaaaaagaagaaaaaaaaaagctacctCATTTTATTGCCAACCTCTTCGCGCTCGAACAGTCGCATGTACAATTCCGCTTGATGAGGAGACGATTCTCCCAGTGGATTTAAAATGGGGGCGCCCCTCCCCGATCGGtgatccaaaaaaaaaaagcaatttaaaaaaaaaaaaaaagtag
- a CDS encoding DNA-directed RNA polymerase I 190 kDa polypeptide, putative (encoded by transcript PVX_098025A), with product MYDVNKAVSVEVRSAELGVLTSEELRRVSLGKYQSELLEYEKMNSSGVTSKMYFDPKYGTIDYRQICSVCFERHENCVGHIGHLEFSLPLFNPLFYKDLCELLGLVCLDCFQVCCSEDTIFLLKHIYQLRALNEIESSNRIVCKRSYDREHVVGEIERLYRRISEQHKGGGAGGQHCGSEEEVDAMDYGSEAEGQNCGSEAEGQKYASEAEGQHHSSEADGQHRGETGPAPAKLQKLKEKISMFKFDPTKLAFQSNYNYEEYLQLTKTLKLLMKKSGRCPACKGRRNISARMSQKRDTINFVGVYLQNSFLKKYMQVGRKREQAGPAAPGEEDLEDLVERDEGLAAEEAAEEAADYGDAADHDDAANADYAATPATPANAASAASAASAARESFPQMVRSYKKQNAKEKSTVRLFSFQVIDLLEKVFRKNDREVMHLLYPFTKRDGHKVFFLYDMGISANRFRVKLRGVHKKTKMISVLSKFNALLNLCISAKKEIDFEELLERNKRELHLYKEMFGLFSIRMKYKFNADLMDEDTEITKIDFLRSYDLIYRNKSAYINILFSNLQVALNTFFDSTFAAHLPNAKMSNQGVREILDKKEGILRKNIMGKRVNNCARTVISPDTFIETNQIGVPLEFAKKLTMDECITENNFDYVKRLILNGPDIYPGALSYRDSRGNVFKLSTDYEKRVLLIKQLERMNLKKQCTTLVLHRHARDGDIVIMNRQPTLHKFSIMAHFIKIFEREKVFRLNYVNCSSYNADFDGDEMNLHLLQTAHARSEATHLMNSDFLFTSFKDGSPLRGLAQDFILGGLHLTSLETFLNYDEYCNLLQCALNCLLSRKDCFFFEAGPRARRGGRPGNAVKSSKGGDPTNEGNAANTANTAAPPTQGPWKLRNHSYLDPYAVVLNRTHFTIVTEEPAILFPRRLWTGKQLITSILKTIIDQVAVETYNHRRDNHFMKNYKGINYYAKAKTDPSLWSFDPKNECEVIIKNSELLQGVLDKLHFGASSNSFVHLCYELFGPKTAAVMLDCFGRLFISFLQLRGTSLSLYDFILKKDAREEKLKIRKRISFTGFYLQNLFTHSIAKALNVNVSQMNAYSRGKMNSHSENNEVYVNGLFGLYRRRGALLRDFPKGSAPLGGAQQREKLPPSEKLPPSEKLPPSEKLPPSEKLPPSEELPPSEEQLDVKEEAYFSALLDKEMQHLLARRPGEEPPATPTSSPASRVERALNRMVGLEAGVAGIAEERPPPRLRAAPVRQLFRSLSEPSFMESPNFAGDKATKVIERIVRFLKRANCSRRLKVYILFELFQSKSVLKHFPALASCVNDLSQEVSNEEILHHVLSSVSAERAQEQPGQGGGGAATQEMLSKFLRLLEDMEGCTAEGHQGSGQESDQESGQESGQESGEPYGGDDQKNDQSYGAPLGEPPPRVNEHDERMIRNCLKKSFPSFLLNDEIGNLSFNGKEHYYEDCVNQKGTDEDTTFQFYNMKDVFNKLEYLIHTYFLQMRGDFDGLIDSLFQPYLCRVSSNTNNLISMENLMNKFLNNGFSNMIFTGAKGSKVNYAMICGMLDQQYLEGKRVPRMRSGKTLPSFHRYDYGARACGLITDCFLEGLRPQEYFFHCMSGREGLIDTAVKTAKSGYIQRCLIKCMESVILHYDGTVRNEDNAIVQFLYGEDGIDPSRISYLDSSRDLLSNYQVAFSKYLLHDEVPRMQRNERLFWGSGESGESGGGSETDQRCDGEDGDGRGVPGDPLETRFSPYAYIGATSERFREKLRHTIANDLNLADCYNLPEDFDSLSASLLKSKYFRSLCDPGESIGILVAQSFGEPATQMTLNTFHLAGTENVTMGIPRLKEIFLTSKLTSKPMIYVPIKMEARGATGNDASEMKNYINEIADKILSTYKSICLSDVIYGVGVDRKLILREPGAKNTQMHTLRVVSNQAEEDQHMHGQYVSPPPEGDVQAAKVMNALQNTQLSFKIKKEWSYEIVIQFENLHHFCKVNSHITLQAILSKAVNCVLCSVLSKIQESLHSYNIRHVHSFNHEHYDELFSFVCAKMQEEFNFSMEKFEYKNDEDKINAKLKFMASRGGATANEMDAAVVRDENYIDEGDCYNGGAAGRSGGGASGKYADRGEDALSDEVDGNDDRDGGGSHAGDDRHGGAKRSSNSDSDGGNEGDNDGERDPDSVSEEDNDYDESERSEPSEPSEREEVGIEEVGIEEVGIEEVGIEEVGSEEVGSEEVGSEKGATSEEELLDEGDAAPLRSARERRKRGRSPERESQLSDASDVPSTDKGFSSAQSVTQNDAPEGKSGRGGSGRGRKAVGVTAANVAAANVAAANVDAANVTAANVSAANVTAATAAKGSPLSERSTSAERLGEDAYTEESEAYREEDEADREEYEADREEDEADREEDEADRDENEPNRDDEWERRMARDFANLAYDYKNNVNLRNESDEEDDGMAGQDGTSKLQSENKKCVNNIIDKLKCSLLCFVKNISFSPVTWTLKFEIGWDINFFPHAIDFLSYVQTELGKEILFKVKDLNNPKILKGKDITHTGAEYELQIEGKNIYKLYNIKDKYIDKTKLYCNDIYTIVKTYGIEAGRLCITKELKKVFEAYGIKIDFRHLSFISDFMTHTGDLKSFSRHGLGCFRNVFHKMSFECATNFLTQGCVHNSVDYLSTASSSLFFGKPIKVGTNVADIVTHIEGSG from the exons atGTACGACGTGAACAAGGCGGTGAGCGTGGAGGTGCGGAGCGCGGAGCTGGGGGTGCTGACCAGCGAGGAGCTGAGGAGGGTGTCCCTGGGGAAATACCAAAGCGAGTTGCTAGAATATGAGAAAATGAATTCCAGTGGAGTCACCTCCAAGATGTATTTTGATCCCAAATATGGGACCATCGATTATAGGCAAATTTGTAGCGTCTGTTTTGAAAGGCACGAAAATTGCGTTGGGCATATCGGGCACTTAGAATTTAGCTTGCCTCTGTttaatccccttttttataaagacTTGTGTGAGCTGTTGGGGCTAGTTTGCTTAGACTGCTTTCAGGTGTGCTGCTCTGAGGATACGATTTTTCTTCTGAAGCATATTTACCAGCTGAGGGCTCTGAACGAGATCGAGAGCTCCAACAGGATCGTTTGCAAGAGGAGCTACGATAGGGAGCACGTCGTCGGGGAGATTGAGAGGCTCTACCGGCGGATTAGCGAGCAGCACAAGGGGGGCGGAGCGGGGGGGCAGCACTGCGGGAGCGAAGAGGAGGTGGACGCCATGGACTATGGCAGCGAAGCGGAGGGGCAGAACTGCGGAAGCGAAGCGGAGGGGCAGAAATACGCGAGTGAGGCGGAGGGGCAACACCACTCAAGTGAGGCGGACGGGCAGCACCGCGGCGAGACTGGGCCAGCCCCCGCGAAGCTGCAaaagctgaaggagaaaattagCATGTTTAAGTTTGACCCGACGAAGCTGGCCTTCCAGTCGAATTACAACTACGAGGAGTACCTGCAGCTGACGAAGACCCTGAAGCTCCTCATGAAGAAGAGCGGGCGCTGCCCCGCCTGCAAGGGCAGGAGGAACATCTCGGCCAGGATGTCCCAGAAGAGGGACACCATCAACTTCGTGGGCGTCTACCTGCAGaactcctttttgaagaagtacatgcaggtggggaggaagcgggAGCAGGCCGGGCCCGCCGCGCCCGGGGAGGAGGACCTGGAGGACCTGGTGGAGCGCGACGAGGGTCTAGCggcggaggaagcggcggaggaagcggcggacTATGGCGATGCAGCCGACCATGACGACGCTGCGAACGCCGATtacgccgctacccccgccacccccgccaacgccgcgtccgccgcttccgccgcttccGCCGCTCGGGAGAgcttcccccaaatggtgcGCAGCTACAAGAAGCAGAACGCCAAGGAGAAGAGCACCGTGCGGCTGTTCAGCTTCCAAGTGATCGACCTGCTGGAGAAGGTCTTCAGGAAAAACGACCGAGAAGTCATGCACCTGCTGTACCCATTCACCAAGAGAGATGGGCACAAGGTGTTCTTCCTCTACGACATGGGCATCAGCGCCAACCGGTTTAGAGTGAAGCTCCGGGGGGTGCACAAGAAGACCAAAATGATAAGCGTCCTGAGCAAGTTCAACGCGCTCCTAAACTTGTGCATAAGTGCAAAGAAGGAAATCGATTTTGAGGAACTGCTGGAGAGAAACAAAAGAGAGTTACATCTGTATAAGGAGATGTTCGGCCTCTTTTCCATCCGAATGAAGTACAAGTTCAATGCGGATCTTATGGACGAAGACACGGAGATTACCAAAATAGATTTCCTACGGAGCTACGACCTCATATATAGAAACAAGAGCGCCTACATTAACATTCTGTTCAGCAATTTGCAGGTTGCTCTGAACACCTTTTTTGATAGCACCTTCGCAGCACATCTGCCGAATGCTAAGATGAGCAACCAGGGAGTGAGGGAGATACTAGATAAGAAGGAGggaattttaagaaaaaatataatgggGAAGCGAGTAAATAACTGTGCTCGTACGGTGATCTCCCCAGATACTTTTATAGAGACTAACCAAATTGGAGTGCCACtcgaatttgcaaaaaaactAACTATGGATGAGTGCATTACGGAGAATAATTTCGATTATGTGAAGCGACTCATTTTAAACGGCCCCGACATCTACCCTGGTGCACTAAGTTATAGAGACTCCAGGGGAAACGTTTTTAAGCTCTCCACTGATTATGAGAAAAGGGTCCTCCTCATTAAACAGCTCGAGAGGATGAACCTGAAGAAGCAATGCACAACGTTGGTTCTGCATAGACACGCTCGAGACGGAGACATAGTCATTATGAACAGACAGCCGACGTTACATAAGTTTTCTATTATGGCTcactttattaaaatttttgaaaggGAGAAGGTGTTTCGTTTGAATTATGTTAACTGTAGTTCTTATAATGCCGATTTTGATGGGGACGAAATGAATCTGCATCTTCTGCAAACGGCTCATGCGAGGTCGGAGGCCACCCACCTGATGAACAGCGATTTTCTCTTCACCAGTTTTAAGGACGGCTCTCCGTTGAGGGGTCTCGCGCAGGACTTCATCCTGGGGGGGCTCCACTTGACGTCGCTGGAGACGTTTCTCAACTACGACGAGTACTGCAACCTGCTGCAGTGCGCCCTCAACTGTTTGCTTTCGCGGAAGgactgcttcttcttcgagGCGGGCCCCCGCGCGaggcggggggggcggcccGGCAACGCGGTGAAGTCCTCAAAGGGGGGCGACCCCACCAACGAGggcaacgccgctaacaccgcgaacaccgctgccccccccacgCAGGGCCCCTGGAAGCTGCGCAACCACAGCTACCTGGACCCCTACGCCGTGGTGCTGAACCGGACGCACTTCACCATCGTGACGGAGGAGCCCGCCATCCTCTTCCCGCGCAGGCTGTGGACGGGCAAGCAGCTCATAACGAGCATCCTCAAGACGATAATCGATCAAGTGGCCGTGGAGACCTATAATCACAGGAGGGATAATCACTTTATGAAGAACTACAAGGGGATCAACTACTATGCCAAGGCCAAGACGGACCCGTCCCTGTGGTCCTTTGacccaaaaaatgaatgcgaagttataataaaaaattccgAGCTACTCCAAGGGGTGCTAGATAAGCTACATTTCGGAGCGAGCTCTAACAGTTTCGTTCACCTGTGTTATGAGTTGTTCGGTCCAAAGACAGCAGCAGTAATGCTCGACTGCTTTGGGAGACTGTTCATCAGCTTCTTACAGTTGCGGGGGACAAGCCTCAGTCTCTAtgatttcattttgaagaaggacGCCCGGGAGGAGAAGTTAAAAATACGCAAGAGGATCTCCTTCACCGGTTTTTACCTGCAGAACCTGTTTACCCACTCGATTGCAAAGGCTCTTAATGTGAATGTCAGTCAGATGAATGCCTACAGCAGGGGCAAGATGAATTCGCACAGCGAGAATAACGAGGTGTATGTTAACGGGTTGTTTGGCCTCTACAGGCGCAGGGGCGCCCTCCTTAGGGACTTCCCAAAAGGGAGCGCACCACTCGGAGGAGCGCAGCAACGGGAGAAGCTGCCCCCGTCGGAGAAGCTGCCCCCATCGGAGAAGCTGCCCCCGTCGGAGAAGCTGCCCCCGTCGGAGAAGCTGCCCCCATCGGAGGAACTCCCCCCCTCGGAGGAGCAGCTGGACGTAAAGGAGGAGGCCTACTTCTCCGCGCTGCTCGACAAGGAGATGCAGCACCTGTTGGCGCGCCGCCCGGGGGAGGAGCCGCCCGCGACACCCACGTCGTCGCCCGCCTCCCGCGTGGAGCGTGCGCTTAACCGAATGGTGGGCTTGGAAGCGGGTGTAGCGGGCATAGCGGAGGAACGACCGCCCCCCCGCCTGCGCGCTGCCCCGGTGAGGCAACTCTTCCGGTCGCTGAGCGAGCCCAGCTTCATGGAAAGCCCCAACTTTGCCGGGGACAAAGCCACGAAGGTGATCGAAAGGATCGTTCGCTTCTTAAAAAGGGCCAACTGCAGCAGGAGGCTGAAGGTGTATATCCTGTTTGAGCTGTTCCAAAGCAAAAGCGTGTTGAAGCACTTCCCCGCCCTGGCGAGCTGCGTCAACGACCTCTCCCAGGAAGTGAGCAACGAGGAGATCTTGCACCACGTGCTGAGCAGCGTGAGCGCGGAGAGGGCCCAGGAGCAGCCCGGCCAGGGGGGCGGCGGGGCGGCCACGCAGGAGATGCTGTCGAAGTTTCTGCGCCTGTTGGAGGACATGGAGGGGTGCACAGCAGAGGGTCACCAGGGGAGCGGCCAAGAGAGCGACCAAGAGAGCGGCCAAGAGAGCGGCCAAGAGAGCGGTGAACCGTACGGTGGAGACGATCAGAAAAACGACCAATCTTATGGCGCACCGCTGGGTgagccccccccccgcgtaaACGAACACGACGAGCGAATGATAAGGAACTGCCTGAAGAAGagcttcccctccttcctCCTGAACGACGAAATAGGCAACCTCTCCTTCAACGGAAAGGAGCACTACTACGAGGACTGCGTGAATCAAAAAGGAACGGACGAAGACACCACCTTCCAATTTTACAATATGAAGGATGTGTTTAATAAGCTAGAGTACCTCATTCATACTTACTTCCTTCAAATGAGAGGAGACTTCGATGGGCTGATTGACTCTCTCTTTCAACCCTACCTCTGTAGAGTCTCCTCAAATACAAATAACCTAATATCGATGGAGAATCTAATGAACAAATTTCTGAACAACGGATTTAGCAATATGATTTTCACCGGTGCCAAGGGGAGCAAAGTTAACTACGCAATGATTTGTGGGATGCTAGATCAGCAGTACTTAGAGGGGAAGAGAGTTCCTAGAATGCGTTCGGGGAAGACTCTCCCGAGCTTCCATCGATACGATTATGGTGCAAGAGCTTGTGGGTTAATTACTGACTGCTTCTTGGAAGGACTGAGACCacaagaatattttttccactgcATGTCGGGGAGAGAGGGTCTTATAGATACAGCTGTTAAGACGGCCAAGTCGGGCTACATCCAGAGGTGCCTCATAAAATGCATGGAGAGTGTAATCCTTCACTACGACGGCACCGTGAGAAATGAGGACAATGCAATTGTTCAGTTTTTGTATGGGGAGGACGGCATCGACCCGTCTAGGATCTCCTATTTGGACTCGTCCAGGGACCTGCTGAGCAACTACCAGGTCGCCTTCAGCAAGTACCTGCTCCACGACGAGGTGCCGCGGATGCAGCGCAATGAGCGGCTATTttgggggagcggcgaaaGCGGTGAAAGcggcgggggaagcgaaacTGACCAGCGCTGCGACGGAGAGGATGGCGATGGGCGTGGCGTGCCGGGCGACCCGCTCGAGacgcgcttctccccctacGCGTACATAGGCGCCACGTCCGAGCGCTTCCGGGAGAAGCTGCGCCACACCATCGCGAATGACTTGAACCTGGCCGACTGCTACAACCTGCCGGAGGACTTCGACAGCCTGTCCGCGTCCCTCCTCAAGTCAAAATACTTCAGATCCCTGTGTGACCCCGGAGAGTCGATCGGCATATTGGTGGCGCAGTCCTTCGGAGAGCCCGCCACGCAGATGACTCTGAACACTTTCCACTTGGCTGGGACGGAGAACGTCACCATGGGGATCCCCCGACTGAAGGAGATCTTCCTAACATCAAAGCTGACGTCCAAGCCGATGATCTACGTGCCGATCAAGATGGAAGCACGAGGAGCAACTGGCAACGATGCCAGCGagatgaaaaattatatcaacGAAATTGCAGACAAGATACTTAGCACCTACAAGAGCATCTGCCTAAGTGACGTAATCTACGGCGTGGGTGTAGACCGCAAGTTGATTCTTCGAGAGCCAGGGGCAAAGAACACACAGATGCATACCCTCCGAGTGGTTAGCAACCAAGCGGAAGAAGACCAACACATGCATGGGCAGtatgtttccccccccccagagggaGACGTGCAAGCAGCCAAGGTGATGAATGCGTTACAAAACACACAGCTcagttttaaaattaaaaaggaatggaGCTACGAAATTGTGATTCAGTTCGAGAATCTACATCACTTCTGCAAAGTGAATAGCCACATAACTCTGCAAGCCATTCTAAGCAAAGCGGTGAACTGCGTCCTCTGCTCTGTGCTCAGTAAAATCCAGGAGAGTCTACACTCCTATAACATCAGACACGTCCACTCCTTTAATCATGAGCACTACGATGAGCTCTTCTCTTTCGTCTGCGCAAAGATGCAGGAGGAGTTTAATTTTAGTAtggaaaaatttgaatacaaaaatgatgaggaTAAGATTAATGCTAAGCTGAAGTTTATGGCCTCCAGAGGGGGAGCAACTGCCAACGAGATGGACGCGGCGGTCGTGCGCGATGAGAACTACATAGATGAGGGGGACTGCTATAACGGTGGGGCGGCAGGAAGGAGCGGCGGCGGTGCTTCCGGGAAGTACGCCGACCGAGGGGAGGACGCGCTGAGCGACGAAGTGGACGGCAACGACGACCGCGACGGTGGGGGGAGCCACGCGGGGGATGACCGGCACGGTGGAGCGAAAAGAAGCAGCAACAGCGATAGCGATGGTGGTAACGAGGGCGATAACGACGGGGAGAGAGACCCAGATTCGGTCTCCGAGGAGGACAACGACTACGACGAGAGTGAGCGCAGTGAGCCAAGTGAGCCAAGCGAGCGGGAGGAGGTTGGAATCGAGGAGGTTGGAATCGAGGAGGTTGGAATCGAGGAGGTTGGAATCGAGGAGGTTGGAAGCGAGGAGGTTGGAAGCGAGGAGGTTGGAAGCGAGAAGGGGGCTACTTCCGAGGAGGAGCTTCTCGACGAGGGGGACGCCGCCCCCCTGAGGAGCGCAAGGGAAAGGCGCAAGCGGGGCAGAAGCCCGGAGCGGGAGTCCCAACTTTCGGACGCGTCCGACGTGCCCAGCACGGACAAGGGCTTTTCCTCCGCCCAAAGCGTCACGCAGAATGACGCGCCGGAGGGGAAAAGCGGtagaggggggagcggtagAGGGAGGAAGGCAGTTGGAGTGACCGCCGCTAACGTGGCCGCCGCTAACGTGGCCGCCGCTAACGTGGACGCCGCTAACGTGACCGCCGCTAACGTGAGCGCCGCTAACGTGACCGCCGCCACGGCGGCCAAGGGGTCGCCCCTGTCCGAGAGGTCCACGTCGGCGGAGCGGCTCGGGGAGGACGCCTACACGGAGGAGAGCGAAGCCTACCGCGAGGAGGATGAAGCAGATCGAGAGGAGTACGAAGCAGACCGAGAGGAGGATGAAGCAGATCGAGAGGAGGATGAAGCAGATCGAGACGAAAACGAACCAAACCGAGACGACGAGTGGGAACGGCGCATGGCCAGAGACTTCGCAAACCTCGCGTACGACTACAAGAATAATGTGAATCTAAGGAACGAGAGTGACGAGGAGGACGATGGGATGGCGGGACAAGACGGGACATCAAAACTGCagagtgaaaataaaaagtgcgTGAATAATATAATAGACAAATTAAAATGCAGCTTGTTATGCTTCGTAAAGAACATTAGCTTCTCCCCAGTGACATGGACCCTCAAATTTGAAATCGGCTGGGACATTAACTTCTTTCCCCACGCCATAGACTTCTTAAGTTACGTGCAGACAGAGCTCGGAAAGGagattctttttaaagtgaAGGACCTCAATAACCCCAAGATACTCAAGGGGAAGGACATAACGCACACGGGGGCAGAATACGAGCTACAGATAGAAGGCAAGAACATTTATAAACTGTACAATATTAAGGATAAATACATCGATAAGACGAAACTGTATTGCAATGACATCTACACGATCGTGAAGACCTATGGGATCGAGGCAGGCAGGCTCTGCATCACCAAGGAGCTCAAGAAGGTCTTCGAGGCCTACGGGATTAAAATAGACTTCCGCCACCTCTCCTTCATCAGCGACTTTATGACGCACACGG gcgaCCTGAAGTCCTTCAGCAGGCACGGACTGGGGTGCTTCCGCAACGTCTTCCACAAGATGAGCTTCGAGTGCGCCACCAACTTCCTCACGCAGGGCTGCGTGCACAACTCAGTTG aCTACTTGTCGACCGCCTCCAGCAGTTTGTTCTTCGGCAAGCCCATCAAGGTGGGCACGAACGTCGCCGACATCGTGACGCACATCGAGGGGTCCGGATGA